In Prosthecobacter sp., a genomic segment contains:
- a CDS encoding GNAT family N-acetyltransferase: protein MSQHASITLHQAADSSAPGCDLVRQWLRGHNWAVNPGFMQKLQQPEHEAKPLVLLAMADDRVVGGLFAETQLSWLRISIMAVSPESRSQGIGAALLAETERLAIKRGCKHAYVDTMEYQAPRFYQAHGFKIVGQIPDWDSHGHQKLYLSKRLHMETGNA from the coding sequence ATGAGCCAACACGCTTCCATCACGCTGCATCAGGCCGCTGATTCATCGGCTCCAGGCTGCGATCTCGTGCGCCAGTGGTTGCGCGGGCACAACTGGGCCGTGAACCCTGGTTTCATGCAGAAGCTTCAGCAACCGGAGCATGAAGCGAAGCCGCTCGTGTTGCTGGCCATGGCTGATGATCGCGTCGTGGGCGGTCTGTTTGCGGAGACACAGTTGTCGTGGCTGCGCATCTCGATCATGGCGGTCAGTCCCGAATCGCGCTCACAAGGCATCGGTGCCGCACTGCTGGCCGAGACCGAGCGCCTGGCGATCAAGCGTGGCTGCAAGCATGCCTATGTGGATACGATGGAGTATCAAGCACCCCGCTTCTATCAAGCGCATGGCTTTAAGATCGTCGGCCAGATTCCAGACTGGGACTCTCACGGGCACCAGAAGCTCTATTTGTCCAAGCGTCTCCACATGGAGACAGGCAACGCATGA
- a CDS encoding GNAT family acetyltransferase, protein MHIRPFQPSDEDTVIALWNACGLVVPQNNPVRDIARKLRVNPEWFLVGELGGEIVGTCMAGYEGHRGWINYLAVRPDHQRQGLARELMSHAEALLRAVGCPKINLQVRSTNTAVIAFYESIGFAVDDVVSLGKRLEHDTPPHHP, encoded by the coding sequence ATGCACATCCGCCCATTCCAACCCTCGGATGAAGATACGGTCATCGCGCTGTGGAATGCCTGCGGACTCGTCGTGCCACAGAACAATCCCGTGCGCGACATCGCTCGCAAACTCCGCGTGAACCCGGAGTGGTTTCTCGTCGGTGAACTTGGTGGTGAGATCGTCGGCACCTGCATGGCAGGTTATGAGGGCCATCGCGGCTGGATTAACTACCTCGCCGTGCGTCCCGATCATCAGCGGCAGGGCTTGGCGCGTGAGTTGATGAGCCACGCGGAGGCATTGCTGCGCGCTGTCGGCTGTCCGAAGATCAATTTGCAGGTGCGCAGCACGAACACCGCCGTGATCGCCTTCTATGAGTCCATCGGCTTCGCCGTCGATGACGTGGTGAGCCTCGGCAAACGGCTGGAGCACGACACGCCTCCGCATCATCCATGA
- a CDS encoding GNAT family N-acetyltransferase — protein MKTAVRKATAADAAALLQLVRDCVAGMRAAGIEQWDEVYPNAETIARDIEAGTLHVLCDGDTIIASITIDHNMDPLWQSMTWSAGSEPAAAVHRLMVHPSQQGRGFSKLLMQHAETVALEQGCLSIRLDTFLQNPAAMALYPRLGYQPTGTAMMRKGAFAGFEKLL, from the coding sequence ATGAAGACAGCCGTCCGCAAAGCCACTGCCGCCGACGCAGCAGCACTGCTGCAACTCGTGCGCGACTGCGTGGCCGGAATGCGCGCCGCAGGCATCGAGCAATGGGACGAAGTGTATCCCAATGCAGAAACCATCGCCCGCGACATCGAGGCAGGCACGCTGCATGTCCTGTGCGATGGCGACACAATCATTGCCAGCATCACCATCGACCACAACATGGACCCGCTGTGGCAGAGCATGACGTGGAGCGCTGGGAGCGAACCTGCCGCAGCCGTGCATCGCCTCATGGTCCATCCATCCCAGCAAGGGCGCGGCTTTTCCAAGCTGCTGATGCAGCACGCCGAAACCGTGGCCCTTGAGCAAGGCTGCCTCAGCATCCGCCTCGACACCTTCCTGCAAAACCCCGCCGCCATGGCCCTGTATCCTCGCCTCGGCTATCAGCCCACTGGCACCGCCATGATGCGCAAAGGCGCGTTCGCGGGCTTTGAGAAGTTGCTTTGA
- a CDS encoding right-handed parallel beta-helix repeat-containing protein: protein MIRSCCLLLFFVCAASATDLTLKPGNLAAVLEQARKAPKPVRIIVEDGVHPITETITLGKDDSQVTWSGKNAIFMAGKPITGWVKEGVKWKALLPDKAWKFEQLWINGRRATLARSPNKGYHHITEAVGAGVFPDLKENMNFHAFSIPAEQFEVLKAIPQAERDDVLLTVTHAWAVGQCRIKALNDEALAVQIKGRSRYPFVEFEPDQRFWMENYRAALDAPGEWFLDKAKGEVLYLPLPGEDMPKAEVIAPLVTKFIVMKGAHDVRFEGISFQYSQHLYPADGLHDGQAATTSDGCIEIEDSRGIQFENCEIAHTGLHGIWFKNGCANSSVKHCHLHDLGGGGVYVGETKRPEDERVNHHIIVDDCIMQHGGRLHPSACGVVFTHTQHCAVTHCDIGDFYYTGISAGWNWGYGDTASRETLVENNHIHHLGWAYLSDMGGFYGLGTSPGTIIRGNHVHHIASHRYGGWGLYNDEGASDTLMENNLVHDTWNAGFHQHYGYFNTVRNNIFAFGNSAQIQASRNEARLRFRYMNNIVVWDPASPLLDGGEWNWKFFDKTERGDPKDSLVFRKNLYWPTDGKIPALLTKTKFTWDEWRKMGRDNGSRFADPMFENIAKRDFRLKPGSPAEKLGFKPWDLTLAGVHKTDAKWHELAAKGHDYPTWETEAKPWPAPPYKVDQNFERIALGMIGVRGAKYGSENKGESIGVTDEVSSPIPSGSGKTTVNNGQPLQTTANFLSKRSLKVQDAPGLKHSYDPVLDIYPKWESGTFHVSFDIMAQPGADWFFEMRAGNGGEFAAGPYIRWQKGILVANVTASHKLAELKPGEWLRIEITATTGGAKYDVTLTRQDGTKTDFKSIPCKPTWTNASYMLFSSLGTTKTALFIDNVKLEQR from the coding sequence ATGATCCGTTCCTGCTGCCTCTTGCTTTTCTTCGTCTGTGCCGCTTCCGCCACCGATCTCACACTCAAGCCCGGCAACCTCGCTGCGGTGCTCGAACAGGCCCGCAAAGCTCCCAAACCCGTGCGCATCATCGTCGAAGACGGCGTGCATCCGATCACGGAGACGATCACGCTCGGCAAAGACGATTCGCAGGTGACGTGGAGCGGCAAGAACGCCATTTTCATGGCTGGGAAGCCGATCACTGGCTGGGTCAAAGAAGGAGTGAAGTGGAAAGCCTTGCTGCCGGACAAGGCGTGGAAGTTTGAGCAGCTCTGGATCAATGGCCGCCGCGCCACGCTCGCCCGCTCGCCGAACAAAGGCTACCACCACATCACCGAGGCCGTCGGCGCGGGTGTGTTCCCGGATTTGAAGGAGAACATGAACTTCCACGCCTTCAGCATCCCGGCGGAGCAATTTGAGGTGCTCAAAGCCATCCCGCAGGCCGAGAGAGACGACGTTTTGCTCACCGTGACTCATGCCTGGGCCGTGGGGCAGTGTCGCATCAAGGCGCTGAACGACGAAGCGCTCGCCGTGCAGATCAAAGGCCGCTCGCGCTATCCCTTCGTCGAGTTCGAGCCGGATCAGCGCTTCTGGATGGAGAACTACCGCGCCGCGCTCGATGCGCCGGGCGAGTGGTTCCTCGACAAGGCGAAGGGCGAAGTGCTCTACCTGCCGCTGCCCGGCGAGGACATGCCAAAGGCCGAAGTCATCGCGCCGTTGGTGACGAAGTTCATCGTCATGAAAGGCGCTCACGACGTGCGCTTTGAAGGCATCTCGTTTCAATACAGCCAGCATTTGTATCCCGCCGATGGCCTGCACGATGGCCAAGCTGCAACGACGAGCGATGGCTGCATCGAGATCGAGGACTCGCGCGGCATTCAGTTCGAGAACTGCGAGATCGCTCACACCGGTCTGCACGGCATTTGGTTCAAGAATGGCTGCGCCAACTCCTCGGTGAAGCATTGCCACCTCCACGACCTCGGAGGCGGTGGCGTGTATGTCGGCGAAACGAAACGCCCGGAAGACGAACGGGTGAATCATCACATCATCGTCGATGACTGCATCATGCAGCACGGCGGGCGGCTGCATCCGAGCGCTTGCGGCGTGGTCTTTACGCACACGCAGCACTGCGCGGTCACGCATTGCGACATCGGCGACTTTTACTACACCGGCATCAGCGCCGGATGGAACTGGGGCTATGGCGACACTGCCTCGCGCGAGACGTTGGTGGAGAACAATCACATCCATCATCTCGGCTGGGCTTACCTCAGCGACATGGGCGGCTTTTACGGCCTCGGCACCTCGCCCGGCACTATCATTCGCGGAAATCATGTGCATCACATCGCCAGCCATCGCTACGGCGGCTGGGGTCTGTATAATGACGAAGGCGCCAGTGACACGCTGATGGAAAACAACCTCGTGCATGACACCTGGAACGCCGGCTTTCACCAGCACTACGGCTACTTCAATACCGTGCGGAACAACATCTTCGCCTTTGGCAATTCCGCGCAGATCCAGGCCTCCCGAAACGAAGCACGCCTGCGTTTTCGCTACATGAACAACATCGTCGTATGGGACCCCGCATCGCCGCTGCTCGATGGCGGCGAGTGGAACTGGAAGTTCTTCGACAAAACTGAGCGCGGCGATCCCAAAGACAGCCTCGTCTTCCGCAAAAACCTCTACTGGCCCACCGACGGCAAAATCCCCGCGCTTCTGACCAAGACGAAGTTCACCTGGGATGAATGGCGCAAAATGGGCCGCGACAACGGCAGCCGCTTTGCCGATCCCATGTTCGAAAACATCGCCAAACGCGACTTCCGCCTCAAACCCGGCTCACCTGCCGAAAAGCTCGGCTTCAAGCCCTGGGACCTCACCTTGGCCGGAGTCCACAAAACAGACGCGAAGTGGCACGAACTCGCCGCGAAGGGCCATGACTACCCCACCTGGGAAACAGAGGCGAAACCCTGGCCCGCACCACCCTACAAGGTCGATCAGAACTTCGAGCGCATCGCGCTGGGTATGATCGGCGTTCGTGGAGCGAAGTATGGCAGCGAAAACAAAGGAGAGAGCATCGGCGTGACCGACGAAGTCTCTTCCCCCATCCCCTCTGGTTCCGGGAAAACCACTGTCAACAACGGTCAACCACTGCAAACCACCGCCAACTTCCTTTCTAAGCGCAGCCTCAAAGTGCAGGACGCGCCCGGCTTGAAACACAGCTACGACCCCGTGCTCGACATCTACCCGAAATGGGAATCCGGCACCTTCCACGTCAGCTTCGACATCATGGCCCAGCCCGGTGCCGATTGGTTCTTCGAGATGCGCGCTGGCAATGGCGGCGAGTTCGCCGCTGGACCCTACATCCGCTGGCAAAAAGGCATCCTCGTCGCTAACGTCACCGCCAGCCACAAACTCGCCGAGCTGAAACCCGGCGAATGGCTCCGCATCGAGATCACCGCCACGACCGGCGGCGCGAAGTATGACGTGACGCTCACGCGACAAGACGGCACCAAGACCGACTTCAAATCCATCCCCTGCAAACCCACCTGGACCAACGCCAGCTACATGCTCTTCAGCTCCCTCGGCACGACGAAGACGGCGCTCTTCATTGATAATGTGAAGCTGGAGCAGCGGTGA
- a CDS encoding bifunctional GrpB family protein/GNAT family N-acetyltransferase, giving the protein MRYQVVTHNPEWKQRYASEADQIIRTLHGMAMTLHHIGSTAIPGISAKPIIDILMEVDELDALDARRAAMERLEYEAKGEFGILGRRYFHKNDASGIRTHQVHAFQAGSTGATRHLAFRDYMIAHPVAARAYSSLKESLALQHPDDFEAYMDGKDAFIKEHEARAVAWNRERHRHDCIETERTRLRLFEDADAEHAFTWLSDPEVMRFIPSGPDATLDDTRRRIAAYRAHQDRHGFSKQLIIHRESSQAIGDAGLYHLPDGKRIELGFRIAKSRWAQGYAVEVGRAWLAWFDTHLADEPLFADVHPDHRRSQRVLEKLGFCRSYEETVFGMSMLIYTRR; this is encoded by the coding sequence ATGCGATACCAAGTTGTCACGCATAACCCAGAGTGGAAGCAGCGGTATGCCAGCGAGGCAGATCAGATCATTCGTACCCTGCACGGCATGGCTATGACGCTTCATCACATCGGGAGCACCGCCATCCCTGGCATCTCGGCCAAACCGATCATCGACATTTTGATGGAAGTCGATGAACTCGACGCGCTGGATGCACGCCGTGCTGCGATGGAGCGGCTCGAATACGAGGCCAAGGGCGAGTTTGGCATCCTTGGACGCCGATACTTCCACAAGAACGATGCTTCAGGCATCCGAACTCATCAGGTGCATGCCTTTCAGGCTGGAAGCACAGGTGCCACGCGGCATCTGGCATTTCGCGATTACATGATTGCTCATCCAGTCGCGGCGCGAGCCTACAGCTCCCTGAAGGAGAGTCTGGCGCTCCAGCATCCCGACGACTTCGAAGCCTACATGGATGGAAAGGACGCCTTCATCAAAGAGCATGAAGCCAGGGCCGTGGCATGGAATCGGGAACGACATCGCCATGACTGCATCGAGACCGAGCGCACTCGCCTGCGGCTTTTCGAGGATGCCGATGCTGAGCACGCCTTCACCTGGCTTTCCGACCCGGAGGTGATGCGCTTCATCCCAAGCGGCCCGGATGCGACGCTGGACGACACGCGACGCCGAATCGCGGCCTATCGTGCGCATCAGGACCGCCACGGCTTCAGCAAGCAGCTCATCATCCATCGCGAAAGCAGCCAGGCCATCGGCGATGCGGGCCTCTACCATCTGCCGGATGGAAAACGCATTGAACTCGGTTTCCGCATCGCCAAATCGCGCTGGGCACAGGGTTATGCCGTCGAGGTCGGTCGAGCGTGGCTCGCATGGTTCGACACGCATCTCGCTGACGAGCCGCTGTTCGCGGATGTGCATCCCGATCATCGCCGTTCTCAGCGTGTGCTGGAAAAACTTGGATTCTGCCGTTCATACGAGGAAACCGTGTTCGGCATGTCGATGCTGATTTATACACGCCGCTAA
- a CDS encoding alpha/beta hydrolase: MKLFLPLLLLAASPVLAQELSAPKQIVLSTAEKSQVEVKLDQPYAGNTNPKQMVDVYLPKKRNSDKPLPVIAMIHGGGWVNGDRIGYAALGIQFARTGDYAAVGVGYRLTKEAHWPAQVHDCKAAIRWIRAHAKELNLDADKIAVWGSSAGGHLSSLLGTSGDVKELEGDLGPNTSFSSRVQCVVNLCGPEDFTQGLMFDKDGKPNWNDDAVSGLLSGNAQEKTAEAKAASPVTHVSKDDPPFITFHGTKDQRVAFLHAEAIHAALQKAGVTSLLVPITDGGHGSVSHPEVKVRGQQFTDKILRGIESTIDTSPLQAPPEVKK, from the coding sequence ATGAAACTCTTCCTTCCACTCCTCCTTCTCGCCGCATCGCCGGTCCTGGCCCAGGAATTGTCCGCGCCAAAACAAATCGTCCTCAGCACCGCTGAGAAAAGCCAGGTCGAGGTCAAACTCGATCAACCGTATGCCGGAAACACCAACCCGAAGCAGATGGTGGACGTCTATCTGCCGAAGAAGCGCAACAGCGACAAACCGCTGCCTGTCATCGCGATGATCCACGGCGGCGGCTGGGTGAACGGCGACCGCATCGGTTACGCGGCGCTTGGAATCCAATTCGCACGCACGGGTGATTATGCCGCCGTCGGCGTCGGCTACCGTCTCACCAAGGAAGCGCACTGGCCGGCGCAGGTGCATGACTGCAAGGCGGCGATCCGCTGGATTCGCGCACACGCGAAAGAATTGAACCTCGACGCGGACAAAATCGCTGTGTGGGGCAGCTCGGCGGGCGGCCATTTGTCGTCGCTGCTCGGCACCAGTGGCGATGTGAAGGAGCTGGAAGGCGATCTCGGTCCGAACACGAGCTTCAGCAGCCGCGTGCAATGCGTGGTGAATCTGTGCGGCCCGGAAGACTTCACGCAGGGGCTGATGTTCGACAAAGACGGCAAACCCAACTGGAATGACGACGCGGTAAGCGGACTGCTGAGCGGAAACGCGCAGGAAAAGACAGCCGAGGCAAAAGCCGCCTCGCCGGTGACGCATGTCAGCAAGGATGACCCACCGTTCATCACCTTCCACGGCACGAAGGACCAACGCGTGGCCTTCCTGCACGCGGAGGCGATTCATGCCGCGCTGCAAAAGGCCGGTGTCACCTCGTTGCTCGTGCCGATCACGGACGGTGGGCATGGCTCCGTCAGTCATCCCGAGGTGAAGGTGCGCGGACAGCAGTTCACAGACAAAATCCTGCGCGGCATCGAGTCCACCATCGACACCTCGCCGCTCCAAGCACCACCGGAGGTGAAGAAGTAG
- a CDS encoding DUF4365 domain-containing protein, with amino-acid sequence MLGSPIPEQHEIGRTAQRAVEDYLSPCIPTRLAQGDDYGYDAFVQHVIPGCPPLRTPMVFGLQVKGTSKLIEQNQSEQLKVRHLVEWTSTQFPVLIALHSIPSNTTRWRFADEVVNNLENESPKWRTQTTVAVNFKDSDEYLPEQFHPWLGRCLAMAYDKEGGHSRFHKVCRSVFLTEIYHDHVFTGQHFNIAAERRGASIANCVTGMQWSKGELDEKAVTARRVLAGALLLFDQVYFPAQLIRSAVAALGFQRFINLTREQRLIPVCEPLNSEVTFVVEQSGVGNLQILSAPEADMLGGNLDAVAKEFRLPRLFHKVVANAVKAVSYDNKMHREMIETAKSKLIRDLFGLGEQNPQGHEAPWSAERLLRIVNIVKYYSVADQLGVDVVEFEPGLAQLALARWGTRVRFHRVYQAMDELNAALNAASLPDIGLLVEKFGLGRCVDISQSPDGAKFREWFWGAAADAVSTTGDFSGQIADKLKELTGKDCPLPRELFIQGAIIEGKLEKLTSRPGGELAMKRQRLFSSHRLREAMSRKLGKLPGAHDSCPCGNHTHFAACCGKLLFSGTHISA; translated from the coding sequence ATGTTAGGTTCTCCTATACCAGAACAGCACGAAATCGGCAGGACGGCGCAGAGAGCCGTAGAGGATTATCTTTCCCCCTGCATTCCAACTCGCTTGGCACAAGGAGATGATTACGGCTACGACGCTTTTGTCCAACATGTGATCCCGGGTTGCCCACCACTAAGGACACCGATGGTCTTTGGACTACAGGTGAAGGGAACGTCGAAACTGATTGAGCAGAATCAATCGGAGCAACTCAAGGTCCGACATCTTGTGGAATGGACATCTACCCAGTTTCCAGTGCTGATCGCCCTCCACAGCATCCCTTCCAATACAACCAGATGGCGCTTTGCCGATGAAGTGGTGAATAACTTGGAGAATGAGTCACCCAAGTGGCGCACACAAACAACTGTGGCTGTGAATTTCAAAGACAGTGACGAGTATTTGCCTGAACAGTTTCACCCTTGGTTGGGCCGTTGCTTGGCCATGGCTTATGATAAAGAGGGCGGCCACTCTCGATTTCACAAAGTGTGTAGGAGCGTTTTCCTGACTGAGATCTACCATGATCACGTTTTCACCGGCCAACATTTCAATATAGCTGCGGAACGACGCGGAGCGAGCATCGCAAATTGCGTAACCGGAATGCAGTGGTCCAAAGGGGAACTCGACGAAAAAGCAGTTACTGCGCGAAGGGTGTTGGCAGGAGCATTGCTTCTTTTTGACCAAGTTTACTTTCCGGCACAATTGATTCGATCCGCCGTGGCTGCTTTAGGTTTCCAGAGATTCATTAATCTCACCAGGGAACAAAGACTGATTCCCGTTTGCGAACCGCTGAATTCAGAGGTGACATTTGTTGTGGAGCAGTCTGGGGTCGGCAATCTGCAAATACTCTCAGCCCCCGAAGCTGACATGCTAGGTGGAAACTTGGACGCTGTTGCGAAGGAGTTTCGCTTGCCTCGACTGTTTCATAAGGTTGTCGCAAATGCTGTCAAAGCAGTCTCTTATGACAACAAGATGCACCGCGAAATGATCGAAACAGCCAAATCCAAATTGATCCGGGATCTCTTTGGGCTGGGTGAGCAAAATCCACAAGGACACGAAGCTCCGTGGTCAGCAGAGAGGCTTCTGCGAATTGTCAACATTGTAAAGTATTACTCTGTGGCTGACCAACTGGGAGTGGACGTTGTCGAGTTTGAACCTGGCTTGGCGCAGCTTGCCCTAGCTCGCTGGGGAACAAGGGTGCGTTTTCATAGAGTTTATCAAGCGATGGACGAGCTTAACGCAGCGCTCAACGCGGCTTCATTGCCCGATATTGGACTTCTCGTAGAGAAGTTCGGGCTGGGCAGATGCGTCGATATCTCTCAGTCACCTGATGGGGCTAAATTTAGAGAATGGTTTTGGGGAGCCGCCGCAGATGCAGTTTCTACAACTGGTGATTTTTCAGGGCAGATTGCAGACAAGCTAAAGGAATTAACAGGCAAAGACTGCCCATTACCGAGAGAGCTTTTCATTCAGGGAGCAATCATCGAAGGCAAACTGGAGAAGTTAACAAGCAGACCCGGTGGCGAATTGGCTATGAAGAGGCAAAGACTGTTTAGCTCACATCGTCTGAGGGAGGCGATGAGCAGAAAACTCGGTAAGCTACCTGGCGCGCATGATTCGTGTCCTTGCGGCAACCATACTCATTTTGCAGCATGTTGCGGAAAGCTGCTTTTTAGCGGCACACACATTTCCGCGTGA
- a CDS encoding serine/threonine-protein kinase, which yields MSQEAPHHHPPPFDVPSVEEMTALLPQYKFEKLAAYGGMGAVFKARQESLDRPVAIKILPPEFGAEKDFADRFKSEARAMAKLNHTHIVGVYDFGITTGGHLYLVMEWVQGHTLHELIHKGSLPVRKAASLAMQLCDALAYAHNHKILHRDIKPGNIMVNEDEQVKVADFGLARPITGEAEENPYGTPDYAAPEILGKGAVDQRADIFAAGVVLYEMLAGRVPQHPRRSVQEFAPLSPRWDELIDKATHPEPEKRFQDAREFRAHISMLVNQSAQAAAVTVVEVVEDAPKVKAALQPLHLVLIGTAVIMIGIVLGAMFKSEPDPKPAAVASVRQTPEEAAEKLEPQASKIEEKVSKPEPVVVMPAPEPEKKTPEPLAKNMTAATPAPAPMPAPAPPPVPAPETPLEAIQKLEERDPELAQLVAAFGEEWSASEEIDAEPEIQELAGKYIPALQRSLNGLMPEQRDHLLSEISHVANREPLNEPEPSWPSVLNTLRKTYEVQLETIQSTADSAAQKMRAAQCELVQARAKERAAAGKVEAAKRAEAVAAELAKLRAAPSLKALKQNVADGGSLGTQRMPPTSIR from the coding sequence ATGTCCCAGGAAGCTCCGCATCATCACCCGCCGCCGTTTGACGTTCCCAGCGTCGAGGAGATGACTGCGCTTCTGCCGCAGTATAAGTTTGAAAAGCTGGCGGCCTACGGTGGCATGGGGGCCGTGTTCAAGGCGCGGCAGGAGAGCCTGGACCGGCCGGTGGCGATCAAAATCCTGCCGCCGGAGTTTGGTGCGGAGAAGGACTTCGCCGATCGCTTCAAATCCGAGGCGCGTGCGATGGCGAAGCTGAACCACACGCACATCGTGGGGGTGTATGACTTCGGCATCACGACGGGCGGGCATTTGTACCTGGTGATGGAGTGGGTGCAGGGGCACACGCTGCATGAACTCATTCACAAGGGCAGCCTGCCGGTGCGGAAAGCCGCCAGCCTGGCCATGCAGCTCTGCGACGCGCTGGCCTACGCGCACAATCACAAAATTCTGCACCGCGACATCAAGCCGGGCAACATCATGGTCAATGAGGACGAGCAGGTGAAGGTGGCCGACTTCGGCCTCGCCCGGCCGATCACAGGCGAGGCGGAGGAAAACCCGTACGGCACGCCGGACTACGCGGCGCCGGAGATTCTCGGCAAGGGCGCGGTGGACCAACGCGCGGACATCTTCGCCGCCGGCGTGGTGCTTTATGAAATGCTCGCAGGCCGCGTGCCGCAGCATCCACGGCGCTCGGTGCAGGAATTTGCACCGCTTTCCCCACGCTGGGATGAACTGATCGACAAGGCCACGCATCCCGAGCCGGAGAAGCGTTTTCAGGACGCGCGTGAATTCCGGGCGCACATTTCGATGCTGGTCAACCAGTCCGCGCAGGCTGCCGCCGTGACCGTGGTGGAGGTGGTGGAGGATGCGCCGAAGGTGAAGGCCGCGCTCCAGCCACTGCATTTGGTGTTGATCGGGACGGCGGTGATCATGATCGGCATTGTTCTTGGTGCGATGTTTAAATCAGAACCAGATCCGAAACCTGCGGCAGTTGCTTCTGTCCGACAAACACCCGAAGAAGCCGCAGAAAAGCTGGAGCCGCAGGCTTCGAAGATTGAAGAGAAGGTCAGCAAGCCGGAGCCTGTCGTGGTGATGCCGGCACCAGAACCGGAAAAGAAAACACCGGAACCGCTCGCCAAAAACATGACCGCTGCGACGCCTGCGCCTGCTCCGATGCCAGCGCCCGCGCCGCCACCCGTTCCGGCCCCGGAAACGCCGCTTGAGGCCATTCAGAAACTGGAAGAACGGGATCCGGAGCTGGCGCAGTTGGTGGCGGCATTTGGCGAGGAATGGTCGGCCAGTGAGGAGATCGACGCGGAGCCGGAAATCCAGGAACTGGCCGGCAAATACATTCCGGCGCTTCAGCGCAGCCTGAACGGACTCATGCCGGAGCAGCGTGATCATCTTCTCAGTGAAATCTCGCATGTGGCGAACCGTGAGCCGTTGAATGAACCGGAGCCGTCATGGCCCTCTGTGCTGAACACCTTGCGCAAAACCTATGAGGTGCAGCTCGAAACGATTCAATCCACTGCGGACTCCGCCGCACAGAAAATGCGTGCCGCGCAGTGCGAACTCGTGCAAGCCAGGGCGAAGGAACGCGCCGCCGCCGGCAAAGTGGAGGCTGCCAAGCGGGCGGAAGCCGTGGCGGCGGAACTGGCGAAACTCCGCGCAGCGCCATCCTTGAAGGCATTGAAGCAAAACGTGGCTGACGGCGGCAGTTTGGGAACTCAGCGGATGCCGCCAACTTCCATCCGTTGA
- a CDS encoding GNAT family N-acetyltransferase, whose amino-acid sequence MSWTPRLATLDDVPALEELIPLSVRVLQAPYYSAAQMAAAMGPVFGVDRQLISDGTYFVVEDAGVIIGCGGWSRRKSLFGADTARAAEDAMLDPATDPARIRAFFIHPDWARRGIGKAILTACESAIIAAGFPQAELVATLAGEPLYLVCGYSEAERYEIPMSGGLTLPAVRMTKRLAP is encoded by the coding sequence ATGAGCTGGACACCACGCCTCGCCACCTTGGATGACGTTCCCGCGCTGGAGGAACTCATTCCTCTCTCCGTGCGCGTGCTCCAGGCTCCGTATTACTCCGCCGCGCAGATGGCGGCGGCCATGGGGCCGGTCTTCGGCGTGGATCGTCAGTTGATCAGCGATGGCACCTACTTCGTCGTGGAGGATGCAGGCGTGATCATCGGCTGCGGCGGCTGGAGCCGGCGCAAGTCGCTCTTTGGTGCTGACACCGCCCGCGCTGCGGAAGATGCCATGCTTGATCCCGCGACCGATCCAGCGCGCATTCGCGCTTTCTTCATTCATCCCGACTGGGCACGACGCGGCATTGGCAAAGCCATTCTCACCGCCTGTGAGTCCGCCATCATCGCCGCAGGCTTCCCACAGGCCGAACTCGTCGCCACACTCGCCGGCGAGCCGCTTTATCTCGTGTGTGGCTACAGTGAGGCCGAGCGTTACGAAATCCCGATGAGCGGTGGCTTGACGCTGCCCGCAGTGCGCATGACAAAACGGCTCGCACCATGA
- a CDS encoding GNAT family N-acetyltransferase: MSTPDFIIREGIEAMDFERVHAWLAATYWTPGIARETVERAARHSALVIGAFDAAGIQIGYARLVSDNTRFAYLCDVIVDGAHHGGGIGRAMVRHFLEHPEFATVRTWTLATRDAHTVYAPLGFLPVVDPVSRPDDWMVLRRKE; encoded by the coding sequence ATGAGCACGCCCGACTTCATCATTCGCGAAGGAATCGAGGCCATGGACTTCGAGCGCGTCCATGCCTGGCTGGCCGCCACGTATTGGACGCCCGGCATCGCACGCGAAACGGTGGAGCGTGCCGCGCGACATTCGGCGCTGGTGATCGGTGCGTTTGATGCGGCTGGCATTCAAATCGGCTACGCACGCCTCGTTTCCGACAACACACGCTTCGCCTACCTGTGCGATGTCATTGTCGATGGGGCGCATCACGGCGGCGGCATCGGGCGGGCGATGGTTCGGCATTTTCTGGAACATCCCGAGTTTGCAACCGTCCGAACCTGGACACTCGCCACCCGTGATGCGCACACGGTTTATGCGCCGCTGGGCTTTCTGCCCGTCGTTGACCCAGTGAGCAGGCCGGATGACTGGATGGTGCTGCGAAGAAAGGAATGA